In the Deinococcus sp. YIM 134068 genome, GGGTGTGCGTTTTTATTTCTTATGGGCGCTACTCTCTAGTCATGCAAGACGCATTTGTACAGGCGCAACAGGACGTTCAAAGTCTCTCTCGCAAGCCGGGCAACGATACGCTGCTCAAGCTGTACGCGCTCTACAAGCAGGGGACGGGAGGGGACGTGTCGGGAGAGCGGCCCGGAGGGTTCGATTTCGTGGGTGGAGCCAAGTACGACGCCTGGGCGGCGCTGCGGGGGCAGAGCCAGGCGGACGCCCAGCGGGAGTACGTGGCGTTGGTCGGGACACTCAAGGCGCGGGGTTGACCGCTCCTCGGCATGTCCGCACGCGGTAAGCTGCGGGGGTGACGCAGGGCCAGCCCTCCCCAGACTCGGCACCCGAGGTCGGCACCTCGGCCCTCGCGCCCGCCAAAGCCAGGATGCGGGAGCTGGCGGCGGCCTACGCGAGCGGCCTGCCCGGCCTCGATACCCACAGCCTGATGAGTGGGCTGGACGCCACGCTGACCTTCATGCCGATGGGGGACCGGGACGGTGCCTATGACCCGGAACACCGCGTCGTCCTCATCAACAGCCGGGTTCGGCCCGAGCGGCAACGTTTCACGCTGGCGCACGAGATCAGCCACGCGCTGCTGCTCGGAGACGACGACCTCCTGAGCGACCTGCACGACGCCTACGAGGGCGAGCGGCTGGAGCAGGTCATCGAGACCCTGTGTAACGTGGGCGCTGCCGCCCTGCTGATGCCGGACACGTTGATCGACGAGGTGCTGATGCGCTTTGGGCCGACGGGCCGCGCCCTCGCCGAACTCGCCCGACGGGCCGACGTGAGCGCGAGCAGCGCCCTGTATGCCCTCGCGGAGCGAACGGTGGTGCCCGTGCTGTACGCGGTCTGTGCTGTCACGAGGCTGGATGTGGAGTCGGAGGCCGACGAGGAGGAGGGCCGGACCTCGCCCGTGAGGGCTCTCACCGTGCGCGCGAGTGCTGCCGCGCCGGGGGTCAAGTACAGCCTGCGTTCCGGCACGCCCATCCCCGAGGAGCACCCGGTCGCCGTGGCGCTCGGCACCCAGCTGCCCATCGCGCAGGAGAGTTACGTCCCATTTCGCTCCGGGCGGAAGATGCCCGCCTATGTGGACGCCTTTCCCGACCGCCAGCGGGTGCTCGTGAGCTTCGCGCTGCCCATGCGCCCGGTGAAGGGGGAGGACGAGGCTGCGGGCTGAGGGCTGGGTGGGCCGAACACACGCCCTGACCTTCGGCTTCGCCGTGCCGGGCGGCGAGCGCACGCCGGACGGATGGCGGGTCGCGTGGTCGGGCTGCGCCGTGATGGGCGTTCTCAACGTCACGCCCGACAGCTTCAGCGACGGCGGGCGGCATATGAGGCTGGAGGCGGCGGTCGCACAGGCACAGACCATGAGGGACGCAGGTGTGTTGATGATCGACGTGGGCGGCGAGAGTACCCGCCCTGGTGCCGAACCCGTGCCCGTGGAGACGGAACTCGACCGCGTGCTGCCGGTCATCCGGGCGCTGGCGGGAGAGGGCGTCCTCCTGAGCGTGGACACGATGAAGCCCGAGGTCGCGGCGGCTGCGTTGGGGGAGGGCGCACACCTGATCAACGACGTAACCGGCCTGCGCGACCCAGAGATGCGGCGGGTCTGCGCCGAGGCGGGAGCACCCGTCTGCGTCATGCACATGCGGGGGGAGCCGCGCACCATGCAACGCGACCCGCACTACGACGACGTGGTGGCGGAGGTCCACACCTTCCTGCATGAACGGGCGGAGGTCGCTTTGGCAGCGGGCGTGCCGTCCGTCCTCCTCGACCCCGGCCTGGGCTTCGGGAAGACGCCCGCGCACAACCTCGCGCTGCTGCGGGCGCTGCCGGACCTCACGGGAGGGCCGCATCCCGTCCTCGTGGGGGTGAGCCGCAAGCGCCTGATCGACACGCTGGCCGGGGTGCCCGAGGCCCGCGAGCGCGATCCGG is a window encoding:
- a CDS encoding acyl-CoA-binding protein; this translates as MQDAFVQAQQDVQSLSRKPGNDTLLKLYALYKQGTGGDVSGERPGGFDFVGGAKYDAWAALRGQSQADAQREYVALVGTLKARG
- a CDS encoding ImmA/IrrE family metallo-endopeptidase, which translates into the protein MRELAAAYASGLPGLDTHSLMSGLDATLTFMPMGDRDGAYDPEHRVVLINSRVRPERQRFTLAHEISHALLLGDDDLLSDLHDAYEGERLEQVIETLCNVGAAALLMPDTLIDEVLMRFGPTGRALAELARRADVSASSALYALAERTVVPVLYAVCAVTRLDVESEADEEEGRTSPVRALTVRASAAAPGVKYSLRSGTPIPEEHPVAVALGTQLPIAQESYVPFRSGRKMPAYVDAFPDRQRVLVSFALPMRPVKGEDEAAG
- the folP gene encoding dihydropteroate synthase, giving the protein MGRTHALTFGFAVPGGERTPDGWRVAWSGCAVMGVLNVTPDSFSDGGRHMRLEAAVAQAQTMRDAGVLMIDVGGESTRPGAEPVPVETELDRVLPVIRALAGEGVLLSVDTMKPEVAAAALGEGAHLINDVTGLRDPEMRRVCAEAGAPVCVMHMRGEPRTMQRDPHYDDVVAEVHTFLHERAEVALAAGVPSVLLDPGLGFGKTPAHNLALLRALPDLTGGPHPVLVGVSRKRLIDTLAGVPEARERDPGTLALHLHAARHGAALVRAHAAGAHVQALRVQAALDDPTR